The Takifugu rubripes chromosome 16, fTakRub1.2, whole genome shotgun sequence genome contains the following window.
ACTTCAGTCTGCAGTTACTATATTATAGGGAAACCCACTTTGAAAGAGCAACATTGTCCTCTGTGCTTTGGATGTGAACAAGGAAATAAAGATCCTGCAGAGGGAAGCTCAGAAAAGTGGCTAGGTACCGGACGCTAGTAACTAAAATGTAGTTGATAGACATGATTGCAAAACTATGCTCTCAGATGTTTACACACATTACATCTCAAATGACCTTGGATTTCAAATTCTAACCTGTTCTCTCAGTGTGACCTGCATAATCGAAGGCAAAACGTAAATACTTTGGTTTGCAAGATGTGTTGGGCCGCTAATGTATCAACAGCCCGATAGATCTTTAAATGAACGATGCTGCTTTCAGATGAGAATGCAAACGATCCCGGAAGCAGCGGCAAAAGACAAGATCAAAAAGCATGTCTTACTTTGAGTATTCTTCATTATCCCTGTCGCAGCGTGAGTCCTTGTGTTTCTCCCACTCTTTTCCGTGTTTGCACGTGGTCAGCAGGATTATATCATCCCCATTGTGGATGTGATACAGGGCATTCCTGGTCTCTGAGCCGATGCCAGTGAGGTACCGCTTCCCTTTGAACACCAACAGATATTTCCTGGAGGGTGGCTTGTCATTGATTGTTACATAACTTATGCCCCCTCCTTTCAGCGGGTGGTCCTTGGAGAACAGCGGGATGGAGATATCAAAGTTGGGCCGGAAGTTGACCACGTCAGCGCTGGCTTTGGCTAGCATGGCTTGGCCCACCTCAAAGCCCAGATCGTCTGTGTAGTCCGGCCAGGTGCCTGAGTAGAGATTAAATATGAGGTGATTCCTGCCGTCATTCCATGTTGGCAAGTTCTGGATGCGAAGTCTGACATTTTGGACATACTGGGCAGAGAGCTGGTCCCTGTCCAACGTGTCTACTGCTAGAACATACAGGCAGGCCTGCAAAGGGTCTGTGGTGTGAAAGCGAGACTCCTCAATGGCTGACAGGATCTTCTGGTAGGTCTCAGAGACCTGGTCCCCTCTCTGAGGGGGATAGACGTACACCCTGAAGCCCGACTGGCAGCGAGAGAAGTCAAAACAGGTCTCCATGCGGCAGCGCTTGTTCTTGTAGATGTTGTCACGGACTGAGCGCCGTTCTCGAGGCGAAGTATGCTGATGAGGTAGTTGCGGGCTGTCTGCCTGAgggcacacagacacagacagggtAAGTAAAGTTGGCCAAAACAGTTCCCCACAAACCTTTATACCTTAGCTTCAGCAAACAAGATCTGAGAATGCCACACTCACGGCAGAACCGAACAAACCACAGAAAAGGATCCATAACGGACAGGAGCCTTCAAGAGGTTCCAGGAACTAAATTCACTCAGTATCTTTGATCATCAGATTAGAATTTTACATCTTGGAAAAATGCTGTTTACATATGCACATCTTTCATTCAGAGGTTAAAGAGACATCCAAGATAACATTGTTGGTTGGACCGCGACAGCGTGCAGAGaatcacacgcacacgccaTTGGTGCTCCAGTAGGTTTCCCTCGTTCTGGTCATTGGTAGCCAGAAGCCCAACGTTAACACAAAGTCACTAACCATCAACCCTCCCTGGAAACGCAGCGGCCTGACGCCTCCTTTAACAATGCTGCGAATGCTGCAACCTTCTAACTACACAGAGATGCCCTAGAGCCCAGAAGCGCTGGGACACGTTCCCCAAACTGCATCATTTCTCCAAATTTACTTCATGTTGTATCGGAACTTGTGAGATTTTGGACAAGGGGATCTAAATTTGTTCGCTATCCATTTAAAGTAAAGAAAGAGCCGGTCATACAGTCAGTCAGGCCTTTAGAGCTCGGCGAAGAATGGAAAAGCTCCTCTGTTTCTCCTATCAGTCACCCCTGGTGTCTTTTCTTGGCCCTCTTCGCTCGTATGGAACTAAACTCATTAAGTTGCGAACCAGACGACAGTGCAGTAAAAACGCTGCGCCCTCGACAGCGGGAAGTTGCCCCCGTTTGGGCTTCGTTCAGGCGACGCAGAGCCATTATGAGCCCTTCAAGCTGGAAAATTCATTATTCCCTATCTGAACAAATGTACAATCCTgcctttttaaacaaatttccAAGCAAATTTAGAACCTCCATCAGTGAAAACAACTGTTGTAGGTTCTAAAGATGGCAGATCTCTGGATCTGGATTCACCTcttgctctcctccctccaggtacggctccagcagctgtgtggACGGCACCCAGTGTCTGGTGGGTCTGGGTGCATTCCTCTGGGGAAGCGGGCGGGGCTGGTACACCCCTGGGCTCTGCTGGTAGTACCACACAGCTTGCTGGTGGTACAGGGGGTATTCAGGGTACTGGGGAAACTGGTGGTACTGGGACGGCTGCTGCTGGAACTCCCCGATTTGCAGAGCCCACaagtaaaagaggaaaagaagagcgGCCCCCACAGACACAAGCAGGTACCGCTTCTTGGCCTGCATGTGTGCTGCGGGGGAGGAAATAGAGGATATAGTGTCGAGAACAAGTGgacaaaaaggaggagaaaggaagcGAGGAGAGGTTTGAGGATGAGGGCACAGgaaaagtgcaaaggtcacaggagaagggaaggaaaagggaggaggtgcagggaggCAACAGGTCAGCTCCGCCTACCAGGCAGAACCTTTATCCACAGCTTTGCATTTTGGGAATTGGAGTCActaaaagagaagagaaacacatGTAAATGCAAGTGTCAcctcaaaaataaaacagatttttacGAGAGTATAACAGCTTCAGCCACATTATCATCAGTTTGAACTCAATCATCCACAAGATTTAAACCAAATTCTCTTCTAttgtggtttttatttattaatttactTATTTTTGCTAAAGCTATGGTATTTACAAGAGTTCACTAACCAAAGGTCTGAATGTGTACTTGAGTTATTTTTCCTATTTAACAACAATATACATGTTACAAATATCACAATTTACATATTTCACATTTGTACTTGTAGATTTTTTGCTTAAATGTTTTACAGTGAAGTTTTATGAGGATGAtgattattatcattaatattTTTCTGTGAATTGTAATGGTTTGAATTAtcacacatcttttttttttaaattctatttaTTCCACAATTAACTCTACATCATTATGGCGAAAACATACTTGATGGACACAACAAGCTGTTTCAGTTTAGAGCAGATTAGAAAACAGCAGCCTTGTAATTTGCCACCTTGATTTAAATCACCAGAACCCGAGCccgaacccagaaccttctatCTGTGACCTACCTGTTAATAAGGAACACCTGTGGTTCCGGGGAGGGACACGGATCTCCGGCGCGCTCCGCTCCAGCCTGAGCTTGAGTCCACACTTTGGATGGCCATCCTCCCATCGGCCAAttacaaatgaagcaaaagagCAATGATTTATACTGAAGCGGCACGCGCAATCTGCGCCCACCCCGCAGATTTGGGGGTGGTCTCCAGCCTCCACTGCTTCCCAAACAATCTCAAACTTTCACGGAGTGGTTCCCACTCGTGTCTCTTCACTCGGGTGCGCGATCATCTCgcagaggagctccaggaggatCCATCCACTGAACAGTCGGGAACGACGCGCTCATCTCCCGCAGCCGCCTCAGATTCCACGCGGAGGCTCCGAACCCTAAACTTTAAATCTCACCCACATCGTGCGAGGCGCTTTCAGGAATTCCGCCGATCCACAGAGACTCGCTTCAGTAAAATGCCATCAGGAGTGCGTGCGTGGCGGGGCTCTGGAGTAAAAGTGAGGTGAAAAGATGCGCGCACCTCGGTCAGTCAGCCGATCGCTTCCATCCGCGCATCTTTGCTTCCTCGGGCGCGTGTGTGCTGCATCCAGCTCCGGCAGCGATAAGGCTGCTGATAAGGGAGACGGCAGCACGCTGGCGGCGCGAGGAGATCCGAGCACGTCAGTGAGCTCCAGATAAGGTGAGAGCTCGCCAtaatctctctccccccccccccccccaacacacacgcacactttgATTCGTGGCGTGTGCGTAACCAGATCAAGTGATGCGATAATTCCTCCGAGGAACATTTAAGATCTTTAAACACCCTCTTTATTTTTGATTTGGGAAGTCCCGGCATAACTCTGCTCATTTAAGATTCTGTTtgcaaattttattttattcagaacTTTTAGACATCATGCATCAATAAACATCTTCTCCATGTTAAAGAATGCAGTCATGTTGTTATTGAATCTCATTTAAAGTGATTTTCACGGCTTGTCGGGATTTAATGGACCGACTGTTGTGGAGAATGACTTGGACCAGTTAAAGCCTTTAGTGACCCAAATATTAAGCCGGTTGCTTTGTGCACGTGGCGTTTTCCTGTTCCCCAGACATGTTTGTTACTTAGCTTCAGCCCAATTTAATTAATAGAGTCGAGGTTTCAGTTCCATGAGCTCATAAATGATTGTAGAAGACTTGACACGGGGATCATGCGTCAAacaccgccacctagtggccataCCTTTATTTAAATTTCTGGAATTTGTTCATAACGTGTGACCAGATAGGCTTGTTAAAGGAGGGCATGTTCGTCAAGATGTTATGGTTAACTATGCATATTTATGAAGGCTGAACTAGATCTAGGTGAGCTCTATGCATTGGATAACTTTGGTCCCTGGTCCCAGCCGCACTCCTGTTCCCATTGAGGGTATTCGAGGTGATTTGTTCTTGGCCTTTTACCTCTGTTTCGACTTTGACTTTATTGGATGAGGGAAATTACGCGTTCCAAAAAGACGTAGTGAAGAGGATTTCCCATATTTAATCTGCTGTTGTAAAGATGCAGATTAAACTCCCAGACATGATTTTTGGATAAAGCTAAAGACAGAACACTGATTTTAAATAAAGCGTACGAGCCTTGCTGCACACAGCATTTTGTTTCCATTTAGCCGCTTATGTGATAACTGTGACAGATTGGCTGCTGTTGATGGCTTCATGGTCAGTTCAGGGAAGATAAATCTGAAAaggtggtggagcagcaacTTTGATGTGTTTCCAGTCTCAGTCTGTTGCTTCAGGTCATCATTTTCACTGTCAGTGTGCAAGTTTATGGGTTAGTTTAGAGGATAAAATCTATCACCTCTCCTCTTGCAGCTTTGAGGATGACTGTGATGGACTTTAAAAAGATGTGTGGCTCCTTTTATACATCACAACTGTTTTCTAGTAATTAAAATCCAGTAGCATAAAACAAATCTAAAATGATATAAAAACATcagcttgtttcttttttaatgtggataagatccatccatccagtggTTCAAGCATTTCTTTGCAGCTGCTAATCTGacatttaccttcatcactAATGTCCAATCCAAACATTAATAAAGGTGACAGAAAGGTTCCTTTTAGAGAAATGGAAAATCTTTAATGTTCAACAGAACAGCTTCCTGTAATGTACTTACATGTAATAGATGtagtttttttccttctgtattTGTCTGTTTAATTTGCTTCTACTTGAGGAGGATtcagagataaaaacacatAAAGGAGAACTTGTATGAATCCTCATCAAAGCATTGCAAAGACTAACAGATGCCATATTTCTGTACAGAAAAGAACACTTTGGATGTTGCTGGCTAGCGTAATAGCGCATATGCTACTTAGATGCAGCTAACAGCTCTGCTCACAGCCCATATAAAACCATAAATCCCCCTTTTATTAGCTGCCCAATCGGGAACAGAGCTCATCTGTCAATCATCTCGTGTCACTCAAGGTGATCCTTTTTTCATCAAGAGCTTAAACTTCTTCTGTATCTGTGTTGAAGCTGTCGTTCCCCAGAGAGGGACTTACCTAAATGCTACAGAAAACGTGGATTTGGCTGACAGCTGGGAGCACTTGTAGAAACACCAACAGTGCAGATTTTAGCCAAGGTTTTAAAGTGGTTTAGGAAACAATACGCTTGCAGACCACCATCTGGGAGACTATTGCTGGAATCTGGTCCTGCTACGACGTTTGACTCTCAATCTGTGATTCTGGTTTAAAACAGTCCACAATTCAGCCCATCTGGTGGCGAAAGaaggaaatgcagcaaaatCAGCAGAGGCTGGAATTCTTGGCCAAAGGAGACTTGTCACAAACACGAGGATAGATCTCCATCAAATGTGGGTCTCCAGGGATGATTCTTGTCAACAAGGGTCAAATGTTCACCAGTATTGAGTCAAAATAAAGGGTCACCATTGCTGAATGAAAACAGCCGTTTGGGTTGAAAGGACCCCAAGGAACAAAGGCAGAGGGTCCTCATCACAGGATAGGCCCAGGAGGTGAGGTGGTATCATGAGGTGACCCAAGACCAGTTCCAGGTATACAGAAAATACTGTCTGTTGCTGCTACCGGTGAGGTTCTGGGGCTCTGTGCTGCAGGTCCGTGACTCCAAAGGTCTGCCAGATGAATCTGTGGTGGTCTGCATGTGTGATGATTCTCTCTACTTGGGTAAATGGTCCATTTTTCATGACTACTGTGCTTGTCTGTGTTTGTTAATGAGTACAAACAGTCTTGGAAGAATGTTGGATTTGATCAACGAACATAATTAGGCCCAGATTGGGGCAGGGAGGGGCTTCACGCAGGCGAGTCTGGAGACTCTGTGCAGCCCCTTCTGCTGCTTAAAAACCCATCTGTGATGTCTGGGGACCTTCTAGACAGCCACACGAGACCTCCACCAGGAAGCCAAGGGTCAGACCCGCGTCGAACCAGATGCTGGTGCAGTTGTTCTTGTTCTAATGTTCTGCTCAATTAATGACATCATGTCATATAAACTGATGCCTCATTGGTGGTTTCAGTGTTCTCATTGGTTCCCCCACAGTGCTGCTTTAGTAGAGGACATCTTCACCGATGATGGTTCCTTTTATTTAAAGCGACACTTCACAGAAAGATGGACGTGTCCGTTTCCTGTCATTCAGGTCTTTTGGGTTATTAAGTGATGCAGAGTGTTTGACTACAGTACTCAGAGCTGCTCCAGCACTTCTCAGAGGGCGTTCCACACAAGTGGTGCACGTCTGACTACTCCTAGGTGCAGCGCTTTAATCCCGACTGGCTTGATATAGAATCTTTTCCAGGACAGCTGgcctctgttctcctcctcagagGCAGCCGCCTGCTCACAGCTTATCTGAAATTGAAGTTCTCGCAGGGTTCTTTCAAATAAGGGGGATCCTATTTGGCTGCTGCAACAAGATGACGCGTAATAGAGTGAAAAGATGACTTCCCCTGTGGGAATTCATTTAGCCTCCTCGCTCCCTCGAACAGAAGCTCCTTCTTTAGGTACACGGCGCTCCGCCGGGCGATATAACGTATATGGCCGATAAAAACGGGTTGAAAAATCAAATGTGCAGCAATGACGGCAGGATATTGTTGGGACAGTGTGTGACCCGTTGTTCTTGATCTGAGCCGCCTTCTCCAGCCTTCAGTCCTGTTTTGTTCAATTCCACTTGTTAAGCTTGTATTTTGCTTTTCTGTAAAGAATTAGACTTAAGCATGGGGTCAGGGAAGGGTCACAGGGTCAAGGGTCACAGGGTCGGGTCACAGCAGAGGATGCACCCTCAATTATTGTTTCTTTAACAGATTTATTGGACACAAACCCAAGTCACACAGTTTTCCAGTCATTTGTGAATAAAGACGCAGGCAGGAAGTCAGAATCCTGCCTTCAgttaccccccccaccaccaggggCAGATTTTTCCAAACATTCAGTCAACACTTTACTGTGTGTTCATCGTCCCCTCAACAGCGTCTCACCATCCATTTCCTGTTCAGTGCACCTTGCTTCCACTGATATTGGCTCCAGAAGGTGGGAAgaggacccccccaccacccttccAGCATTAATGGGCTGTGATGGCAGCTTTAAATTAGTCGGAATGAAACAGCCGTCTTGAGGTTTCGGCATTTCAATTACCCACAGCGGTGTGTGGCACACTCCGTCAACCTGTCAGCTTTAATGTTTTAATATGCTGTTttaaaagcccccccacccccaccaccccccccacacacacacacacacacactcacacacactcacagatttATAGACTAAAATATTTATGCGTGCTTATTTAATTGCGTCCTGATCCATTTCCAAAGGGCTCAGTGAAGGATGTTCCAGTGGTTGATGAGTGAAAGTCAGGCGCTGAGGTGACGTCACCATGACGACAATGGTGACAACGTCTCTTCATCCTGGTGTgcatgaaaacagcagcaggcacCAGTTCAAGGTCACAACAGGTCGCACAATGAGCACCAAAACAGTTTAGTAAcaacaaacaaccccccccccccccagcatctgCCCATTTCCAGTTTGATTTCCCGCTCAACCGTCTGTTTCGCCTCAGATTCGGTGATTTGACGCTTCACCCTAACTGACACGAGTCCACTAAAACCCTTTTAGCTGCTGGCTGTGATGGGAagatggacggggggggggcatctttcccttttttcactTCACTGAGTCCGTCCGGAAGAGatgagtgttgggggggggggggggtgatgaaagTCACCTCCTGCAGTAATAAAGTGCATTTCTATGTTTAGTTACTGtttctctacccccccccccccccccccccccccccccccccccccccccccccccccccccccccccgcccacttGTTGGCAAAGGTGTTTGATAGTAAATGgtcgtgcacacacgtgcacaggctTCTGTCCCTGCTAATAGACTCAGCTAAATGGAGGTTTGGGTTCAGATGAGTCTGTGCCAACGTTTCCTCGTCCACTAAATTCATGACTGCTGAAAACTCTCTGGGGacttaatctaaccctaaccctacttaatctaaccctaactcctaaccctacttaatctaactcctaaccctacttaatctaacccctaaccctacttaatctaaccctaactcctaaccctacttaatctaactcctaaccctacttaatctaaccctaaccctaactcctaaccctacttaatctaaccctaaccctacttaatctaaccctaactcctaaccctacttaatctaaccctaaccctacttaatcgaaccctaaccctacttaatcgaaccctaaccctacttaatctaaccctaaccctacttaatcgaaccctaaccctacttaatcgaaccctaactcctaaccctacttaatctaaccttaaccctatttaatctaaccctaactcctaacccctcttaatctaactctaacccctaaccctacttaatctaaccctaacccctaac
Protein-coding sequences here:
- the LOC101072426 gene encoding exostosin-1-like isoform X1; translation: MQAKKRYLLVSVGAALLFLFYLWALQIGEFQQQPSQYHQFPQYPEYPLYHQQAVWYYQQSPGVYQPRPLPQRNAPRPTRHWVPSTQLLEPYLEGGEQEADSPQLPHQHTSPRERRSVRDNIYKNKRCRMETCFDFSRCQSGFRVYVYPPQRGDQVSETYQKILSAIEESRFHTTDPLQACLYVLAVDTLDRDQLSAQYVQNVRLRIQNLPTWNDGRNHLIFNLYSGTWPDYTDDLGFEVGQAMLAKASADVVNFRPNFDISIPLFSKDHPLKGGGISYVTINDKPPSRKYLLVFKGKRYLTGIGSETRNALYHIHNGDDIILLTTCKHGKEWEKHKDSRCDRDNEEYSKFDYQELLRNSSFCLVPRGRRLGSFRFLEALQAACIPVILSNGWELPFSEVIDWKQGAIIGDERLLLQVVQSSIASCMGALDDRRRTHVHQDREATPDELRHYLPMDGRCLG
- the LOC101072426 gene encoding exostosin-1-like isoform X2 → MQAKKRYLLVSVGAALLFLFYLWALQIGEFQQQPSQYHQFPQYPEYPLYHQQAVWYYQQSPGVYQPRPLPQRNAPRPTRHWVPSTQLLEPYLEGGEQEADSPQLPHQHTSPRERRSVRDNIYKNKRCRMETCFDFSRCQSGFRVYVYPPQRGDQVSETYQKILSAIEESRFHTTDPLQACLYVLAVDTLDRDQLSAQYVQNVRLRIQNLPTWNDGRNHLIFNLYSGTWPDYTDDLGFEVGQAMLAKASADVVNFRPNFDISIPLFSKDHPLKGGGISYVTINDKPPSRKYLLVFKGKRYLTGIGSETRNALYHIHNGDDIILLTTCKHGKEWEKHKDSRCDRDNEEYSKVFPSYHTELLHHKQLISQVS